From Anopheles darlingi chromosome 2, idAnoDarlMG_H_01, whole genome shotgun sequence, the proteins below share one genomic window:
- the LOC125948155 gene encoding V-type proton ATPase 116 kDa subunit a 1-like, translated as MAMMFRSEEMALCQMFIQPEAAYTSVSELGETGAVQFRDLNADVNAFQRKFVSEVRRCDEMERKLRYVEGEVKKDDVKIPECSADEWPRAPNPREIIDLEARLEKTENEILELSQNAVNLKSNYLELTELKHVLERTQSFFFEQEAVVGGDVTKSNLIAEDPSMAQNRGRLGFVAGVIQREKMPGFERMLWRISRGNIFLRQVELEEALEDPSTGNELFKTVFVAFFQGEQLKARIKKVCTGYHVSLYPCPSTGSERTEMVKGVCTRLEDLKMVLNQTQDHRSIVLSTVAKELFSWRIMVKKMKAIYHTLNLFNMDVTKKCLIGECWVPVPDLPKVQKALSDGSAAVGSTIPSFLNVIETNEPPPTYNRTNKFTRGFQNLIDAYGIASYREANPALYTIITFPFLFGIMFGDLGHGLIMTLFGLWMVTGEKKLGAKKSTNEIWNIFFGGRYIILLMGLFSMYTGFVYNDVFSKSMNIFGSAWGINYNTSTVMTNKDLTLNPGSSDYAGDGVIYPVGLDPVWQLATNKIIFLNSYKMKLSIIFGVVHMIFGVCMSVVNHNFFNKRISIVLEFLPQIIFLVLLFAYMVFMMFFKWLAYTAKTDFQPSTPGCAPSVLIMFINMMLFKNTEPFHGCNEFMFEGQNMLQRTFVFISLICIPWMLLGKPLYLMCKRKNASPTPIPNNGDVHNNTSSAKPHDSHDDEPMAEIFIHQAIHTIEYVLSTVSHTASYLRLWALSLAHAQLSEVLWNMVLSMGLKQTSYKGAIMLYFVFGAWSLFTLAILVMMEGLSAFLHTLRLHWVEFMSKFYEGLGYGFQPFSFKLIIDSDDDLE; from the exons atggcgatgatgtttCGTAGCGAGGAGATGGCTTTATGCCAGATGTTTATTCAGCCGGAAGCGGCCTACACGTCCGTGTCCGAGCTGGGTGAAACGGGCGCGGTGCAGTTTCGAGAT CTGAATGCGGACGTGAATGCATTTCAGCGCAAGTTCGTGAGTGAGGTCCGGCGGTGCGATGAGATGGAACGGAAGCTCCGGTACGTCGAGGGGGAGGTCAAGAAGGACGACGTGAAGATACCGGAGTGTTCCGCCGATGAGTGGCCTCGTGCACCGAATCCACGCGAAATCATCGATCTCGAGGCGCGCCTCGAGAAGACGGAGAACGAGATCCTCGAACTGTCGCAGAATGCGGTCAATCTGAAGTCGAACTATCTCGAGCTGACCGAGCTGAAGCATGTGCTGGAGCGTACGCAGTCGTTCTTCTTCGAGCAGGAAGCGGTGGTCGGCGGAGACGTGACCAAGAGCAATCTGATTGCGGAAGATCCGAGCATGGCGCAGAACCGTGGACGGCTCGGTTTCGTGGCCGGCGTTATCCAGCGCGAAAAGATGCCCGGATTCGAGCGGATGCTGTGGCGTATTTCGCGCGGTAACATCTTCCTACGGCAGGTCGAACTGGAGGAAGCACTGGAAGATCCATCGACG gGAAATGAACTGTTCAAAACCGTATTCGTTGCCTTCTTCCAAGGCGAACAACTGAAGGCACGTATCAAGAAGGTGTGCACCGGATACCACGTGTCGCTGTACCCATGCCCGAGCACCGGTTCCGAGCGCACCGAGATGGTGAAGGGTGTCTGCACGCGCCTGGAGGATCTGAAGATGGTCCTAAACCAAACCCAGGACCATCGTTCGATCGTACTATCGACCGTGGCCAAGGAACTGTTCAGCTGGCGTATTatggtgaagaagatgaaggccATCTACCACACGCTGAACCTGTTCAACATGGACGTCACGAAGAAGTGCCTTATCGGTGAGTGCTGGGTCCCGGTGCCGGATCTACCGAAGGTGCAGAAAGCCCTGTCGGATGGTTCGGCGGCCGTTGGCAGCACCATTCCGTCCTTCTTGAACGtgatcgaaacgaacgaaccgccaCCGACGTACAACAGGACGAACAAGTTTACGCGCGGTTTCCAGAACCTTATCGATGCGTACGGTATCGCTTCGTACCGTGAGGCCAATCCGGCCCTCTACACGATCATCACGTTCCCGTTCCTGTTCGGTATTATGTTCGGCGATCTTGGCCACGGCCTAATCATGACACTGTTCGGATTGTGGATGGTAACGGGCGAGAAGAAGCTGGGTGCCAAGAAGTCGACCAACGAAATTTGGAACATTTTCTTCGGTGGCCGCTACATCATTCTGCTGATGGGTCTGTTCTCGATGTACACCGGGTTCGTGTACAACGATGTGTTCTCGAAGTCGATGAACATCTTTGGGTCAGCCTGGGGCATCAACTACAACACCTCGACCGTGATGACGAACAAGGACCTCACGTTGAACCCCGGATCGAGCGATTACGCGGGTGATGGGGTCATCTATCCGGTCGGATTGGATCCGGTGTGGCAATTGGCTACTAATAAGATTATCTTCCTGAACTCCTACAAGATGAAACTGTCGATTATCTTCGGTGTAGTGCACATGATCTTTGGTGTGTGCATGAGCGTCGTTAATCACAACTTTTTCAACAAGCGCATCAGTATCGTGCTGGAGTTTTTGCCACAGATCATCttcctggtgttgctgtttgcgTACATGGTGTTCATGATGTTCTTCAAGTGGCTTGCCTATACGGCTAAGACCGATTTCCAGCCCAGCACACCAGGATGTGCACCGTCCGTACTGATCATGTTCATCAACATGATGCTGTTTAAAAATACCGAACCATTCCACGGTTGCAACGAGTTTATGTTCGAAGGACAGAACATGCTGCAGCGTACGTTTGTGTTCATCTCGCTCATCTGCATTCCCTGGATGCTGCTCGGCAAACCGTTGTATCTGATGTGCAAGAGGAAGAATGCTTCTCCG ACACCGATTCCGAACAACGGAGATGTGCACAACAACACGTCCAGCGCGAAGCCTCACGATTCGCACGATGACGAGCCGATGGCTGAGATCTTCATCCACCAAGCGATCCACACGATCGAGTACGTCCTCAGTACCGTTTCGCATACCGCCTCGTACCTTCGTTTGTGGGCCCTTTCGCTTGCTCATGCCC AGCTATCGGAAGTCCTGTGGAACATGGTGCTGTCGATGGGTTTGAAGCAAACCTCCTATAAGGGTGCGATCATGCTGTACTTCGTTTTCGGTGCCTGGTCCCTGTTCACGCTGGCCATTCTGGTCATGATGGAGGGACTGTCCGCGTTCCTGCACACACTCCGTCTGCACTG GGTCGAGTTCATGAGCAAATTCTACGAAGGTCTCGGTTACGGCTTCCAACCGTTCTCCTTCAAGCTGATCATCGATAGCGATGACGATCTGGAGTAG